A genomic region of Mitsuaria sp. 7 contains the following coding sequences:
- a CDS encoding HDOD domain-containing protein — protein MKTQAIRQELDQARANGPLRQIQIPPCPELLQRLRAAMALPQPDLNEVGRVAAADVAMSATLLRVANSPLHLVAGHVPCTTVGQAMYRLGLDESVALMQAFLVRHAIPVNSPHLLRFWQRSTKRSVAMGFIAGQLPGMRVDLAQSYGLFCHVGMPVLLQSVRGYGATMVEAGARIDRPFIATENANHRTDHAVVGALVIKVWHLAPELMTAIRLHHDFEALKDESIEPEIRSLIAAGLIAEHLMRQHEGLDEDADWAANREAALAWLHLSEDELEQWDDALRPLLDEA, from the coding sequence ATGAAGACCCAAGCCATCCGTCAGGAACTCGATCAGGCCCGTGCCAACGGCCCGCTGCGCCAGATCCAGATTCCCCCCTGCCCCGAGCTGCTGCAGCGCCTGCGCGCCGCGATGGCGCTGCCGCAACCCGACCTCAACGAAGTCGGCCGCGTCGCCGCCGCCGACGTGGCCATGTCCGCGACGCTGCTGCGCGTGGCCAACAGTCCGTTGCATCTGGTGGCAGGCCACGTGCCCTGCACGACGGTCGGCCAGGCGATGTACCGCCTGGGCCTGGATGAGAGTGTCGCGCTGATGCAGGCCTTCCTGGTCCGTCACGCGATCCCCGTCAACAGCCCGCACCTGCTGCGCTTCTGGCAGCGCTCGACCAAGCGCTCGGTGGCGATGGGATTCATCGCCGGGCAGTTGCCGGGCATGCGCGTCGATCTGGCGCAGAGCTACGGTCTGTTCTGCCATGTCGGCATGCCGGTGCTGCTGCAGAGCGTGCGCGGCTACGGCGCGACGATGGTCGAAGCCGGCGCGCGCATCGACCGCCCCTTCATCGCGACGGAGAACGCCAACCACCGCACCGACCACGCCGTCGTCGGCGCGCTGGTGATCAAGGTCTGGCACCTGGCGCCGGAGCTGATGACGGCCATCCGGCTGCATCACGACTTCGAGGCGCTGAAGGACGAGAGCATCGAGCCGGAAATCCGTTCGCTGATCGCCGCGGGCCTGATCGCCGAACACCTGATGCGCCAGCATGAGGGGCTGGACGAGGATGCGGACTGGGCCGCCAACCGCGAGGCGGCGCTGGCTTGGCTGCATCTGTCGGAGGATGAGCTCGAGCAGTGGGACGACGCGCTGCGGCCGCTGCTGGACGAGGCCTGA
- a CDS encoding transglutaminase-like cysteine peptidase, which produces MSRFVTRTASRAGRTIRPAQRALAVLVCVAGLWSALAFGWDKDKLTESAARLSPKTQASVKAMIQMADRAAAMPEERDRLTAVNSFFNQRVAFKDDIEVWGQVDYWATPLELLDKGAGDCEDYAIAKYMSLLSAGVPQAKLRMVYVRAQFQGRPQAHMVLAYYAQPEADPLILDNINPEIRPASLRPDLTPVFSFNGEGLWSGVGATTAGNPLVRLSLWRDLLAKAKAEGF; this is translated from the coding sequence ATGTCACGTTTCGTCACTCGTACAGCGTCACGCGCAGGCCGGACAATCCGGCCGGCGCAACGGGCGTTGGCGGTGCTGGTGTGCGTGGCGGGCCTGTGGTCCGCACTGGCCTTCGGCTGGGACAAGGACAAGCTCACCGAGTCCGCGGCCAGGCTCTCGCCCAAGACGCAGGCCTCGGTCAAGGCCATGATCCAGATGGCCGATCGCGCGGCGGCGATGCCCGAGGAGCGCGACCGGCTGACGGCGGTCAACAGCTTCTTCAACCAGCGGGTAGCGTTCAAGGACGACATCGAGGTCTGGGGTCAGGTCGACTACTGGGCCACGCCGCTGGAGCTGCTGGACAAGGGCGCGGGCGATTGCGAGGACTACGCGATCGCCAAGTACATGAGCCTGCTGAGCGCGGGCGTGCCGCAGGCCAAGTTGCGGATGGTGTACGTGCGGGCGCAGTTCCAGGGCCGGCCTCAGGCGCACATGGTCCTGGCCTACTATGCGCAGCCGGAGGCGGACCCCTTGATTCTGGACAATATCAATCCGGAGATCCGGCCCGCATCGCTGCGGCCCGACCTGACCCCGGTGTTCAGCTTCAACGGCGAAGGCTTGTGGAGCGGCGTCGGCGCGACGACGGCGGGCAATCCGCTGGTCCGGCTGTCGCTGTGGCGCGACCTGCTGGCGAAGGCGAAGGCGGAGGGCTTCTGA